In the genome of Augochlora pura isolate Apur16 chromosome 8, APUR_v2.2.1, whole genome shotgun sequence, one region contains:
- the LOC144474128 gene encoding multiple inositol polyphosphate phosphatase 1, with the protein MNMMQKTIIQIFLLLYIRVLISSAHNCFLYSGHYRCKLATKTPYRFIANYDDSVLEYSGCTPKKIWLVVRHGTRYPGQKYVLPMIEMLPKLQQNILDNYQKGETTLNDEDIDLLKDWKITFTENDIMRLADEGGNEMIDLAERYQSRFSSLMPEIYSNKTYRFKYTATQRTEESAKNFATGLFGRHNSYKVWYPEAEHKDPVLRFYKLCERWLRDVDNNPEAQEEEKQFLKSETYTGMLRDVSERIGYQIDHEVAHLMYMACSFETAWLPNMESPWCRMFTLNEFKILEYAEDMRKYWVDGYGYKLSYEQACIALRDMFDFFKADDGPLVSAYFTHSGTILKLLAAAGVARDDHHLSHNLYDLYADDRAWKTGVIDSFASNIAFVLYNCSSSGLSVLFMHQERPLYLSGCPLHVPCPLSIMKALYPDHKEECPFEEMCDMEENS; encoded by the exons ATGAACATGATGCAGAAAAcgattatacaaatatttttattactttacatACGCGTATTAATTTCCTCTGCACACAATTGCTTTTTGTATAGTGGACATTATAGATGCAAGTTAGCAACAAAAACGCCGTACAGATTTATTGCTAACTATGATGATTCTGTTCTTGAATATTCag GTTGTACTCCAAAAAAGATATGGCTAGTTGTAAGACATGGTACGAGGTATCCTGGTCAAAAATATGTGCTACCCATGATTGAGATGTTGCCAAAATTGCAAcagaatattttagataattatcAGAAGGGGGAAACAACTTTGAATGATGAAgatatcgatttattaaagGATTGGAAAATTACTTTCACTGAAAATGATATCATGAGATTAGCAGACGAAGGTGGAAACGAGATGATCGATCTCGCAGAAAGATATCAGTCTAGGTTTTCATCTCTTATGCcagaaatatatagtaataaaactTACAGG tttaaataCACTGCCACTCAACGAACAGAGGAGAGTGCAAAGAACTTTGCCACTGGTCTATTTGGTAGACATAACAGTTATAAAGTCTGGTACCCAGAGGCAGAACACAAAGACCCCGTTTTACGA TTTTACAAACTCTGTGAGCGTTGGTTGCGCGATGTAGACAATAATCCAGAAGCAcaagaggaagagaaacaatttttgaagagTGAAACTTACACTGGAATGCTGAGGGATGTTTCTGAACGTATTGGTTATCAAATTGATCATG aagttGCCCACTTGATGTACATGGCGTGCAGTTTTGAAACTGCATGGCTACCAAATATGGAATCCCCTTGGTGTAGAATGTTCACATTGAACGAATTTAAG ATACTTGAGTATGCTGAGGACATGAGAAAATACTGGGTTGATGGATATGGGTACAAATTGAGTTATGAACAAGCATGCATTGCATTAAGGGATATGTTTGACTTTTTCAA AGCGGACGATGGACCATTAGTATCAGCATATTTTACTCATTCAGGCACCATCTTAAAGTTGTTGGCTGCTGCAGGAGTTGCTAGGGATGATCATCATTTGTCTCACAACCTTTATGATCTATATGCAGATGACAGAGCTTGGAAAACTGGTGTCATTGATTCATTTGCATCTAATATAGCATTTGTTTTGTATAA ttgtTCATCTAGCGGCCTTAGTGTGCTTTTCATGCATCAAGAACGGCCACTGTATCTGTCAGGATGTCCTTTACATGTGCCATGTCCATTGTCTATTATGAAAGCGTTATATCCTGACCATAAAGAAGAATGTCCGTTTGAAGAAATGTGCGATATGGAGGAAAACTCATAA
- the Mip40 gene encoding myb-interacting protein 40 translates to MGKKRNIAPPAAPIPGRVKVEIKDELGDNDVLVARDRLKGALRELLQHSDTGSSGDSSEESSAQDYKHQMKKMTKPIGFQQPRKVRRRRQVPLDTSFHHTYVMKLFDRSVDLAQFQEDTPLYPICRAWMANQPRNPNLVPKVRSPSPEIVNEVNISNNILDTNGDVRDVYYLPPPLPCEEAIPRNRIPSPISREKEELNLDYDGQCLKSRETLLREHRTHWNAVRKKWYQQAHKNEQRFVQSANILNTIYKRAQSEFE, encoded by the exons AtgggaaagaaaagaaatattgcaCCACCAGCTGCTCCAATTCCTGGTCGTGTGAAAGTAGAAATTAAGGATGAATTGG GAGATAATGATGTGCTAGTTGCCAGAGATCGTTTAAAAGGAGCTCTGAGAGAGTTATTGCAACATAGTGATACAGGGTCGTCGGGAGATTCTAGTGAAGAAAGTTCTGCGCAAGATTATAAACATCaaatgaagaaaat GACAAAGCCAATAGGTTTTCAACAACCACGAAAAGTTAGACGCAGAAGACAAGTACCATTGGATACATCATTCCATCACACTTATGTAATGAAGTTATTTGACAGGAGCGTTGATTTGGCACAATTCCAAGAGGATACACCCCTTTATCCCATCTGCAGAGCTTGGATGGCTAATCAACCACGGAATCCTAATCTTGTTCCAAA AGTACGTAGTCCAAGCCCAGAGATAGTTAATGAAGTTAATAtcagtaataatattctagACACCAATGGAGATGTTCGTGATGTTTATTATTTGCCTCCTCCATTGCCTTGTGAGGAAGCAATACCAAGAAATCGTATACCTTCGCCGATAtctagagagaaagaagagttGAATTTGGATTAT GATGGACAATGTCTGAAATCTCGGGAAACATTGTTAAGAGAGCACAGAACACATTGGAATGCTGTACGTAAGAAATGGTATCAACAAGCTCACAAGAATGAACAACGTTTTGTACAAAGTGCAAATATACTGAACACTATTTACAAAAG GGCACAATCAGAATTCGAGTAG
- the LOC144474550 gene encoding ankyrin repeat domain-containing protein 13D isoform X2 has translation MVNTDTIQKNYPLHWLVWNNSYVELEVELSSKLHDIEKLDNRGRTALMLAVTLGHIECVGVLLHHEANVNTENNQGWTVVQEAVGTGNPALLQMVLARRDYQRYCNRVAGIPELLHKLKQAPDFYVEMKWEFTSWVPLASRMCPSDTYKVYKQGSNVRIDTTLLGFDHVNWQRGNRSYVFKGQNDGATMMEVDHETRKVYVEHLKLIDVDNIQLMEPTDECVLARLTNPIVTTNIDTDKISFERNKAGLWGWRSDKTEIINGHDCKVFSASNVELITKTRLEHLSESDKVRARAPRTPLQSFLGIAEQQENCLNATTSEEYNNVGNPSNITAEEYFDPDVDLNGRDIGRPKEVNTKIQKFKATLWLSEAYPLSLQEQIMPIVDLMAISSSHFAKLKDFIQMQLPAGFPVKIEIPLFHILNARITFGNIFGMDQEVPHVGHLQETNTMTCLVDDTCFEAPMGYVKLGAEVRTQFSIEEEDDLLQFAIQQSLLEAGSERDEVDIWEALRAQKPSRPTTPNMTAEEERQLQRAIQASLTLYQENAASCASGRSNTNRTSDTEDPDALEDTAEQLRIALRLSEQQQLEEEQRRLLEEETFRQVLELSLTDK, from the exons ATGGTGAATACAGACACAATTCAAAAGAATTATCCGCTGCACTGGCTCGTATGGAATAACAGCTATGTAGAACTAGAAGTGGAGCTGTCTTCGAAGCTG CATGATATAGAAAAACTTGACAACAGAGGAAGAACAGCATTGATGTTAGCTGTTACTTTGGGTCACATTGAATGTGTTGGAGTATTGTTACACCATGAAGCTAATGTTAACACAGAAAATAATCAAGGATGGACTG tGGTGCAAGAAGCAGTTGGAACAGGAAATCCTGCACTACTGCAGATGGTGCTAGCACGTAGGGATTATCAAAGATATTGCAATCGAGTAGCGGGTATTCCAGAACTACTTCACAAACTTAAACAA GCTCCtgatttttatgtagaaatGAAATGGGAATTCACTAGTTGgg TTCCTCTTGCCTCCAGAATGTGTCCTAGTGATACATACAAAGTATACAAACAAGGCAGTAATGTAAGGATTGATACAACATTACTGGGATTCGATCACGTCAACTGGCAACGCGGAAATCGTAGTTATGTTTTCAAAGGACAAA ATGATGGGGCAACAATGATGGAAGTAGATCATGAAACGAGAAAGGTGTACGTTGAAcacttgaaattaatcgatgtTGATAATATACAACTAATGGAACCCACTGATGAATGTGTACTAGCTCGCCTTACAAATCCTATAGTTACTACAAACATAGATACGGATAAAATCAGTTTCGAACG gAATAAGGCTGGCTTATGGGGATGGCGATCagataaaactgaaataataaatggacATGACTGTAAGGTTTTTAGTGCTAGTAACGTAGAGTTAATAACCAAGACACGATTAGAGCATTTATCAGAGTCGGATAAAGTAAGGGCTCGCGCTCCTCGTACGCCTTTGCAATCTTTTCTTGGCATAGCGGAACAGCAAGAGAATTGTCTTAACGCAACTACTAGT gaaGAATACAATAATGTTGGAAATCCATCTAACATTACAGCTGAGGAATATTTTGATCCAGATGTTGATCTAAATGGAAGGGATATAGGCAGACCAAAGGAAGTTAATACTAAAATTCAAAAGTTCAAG GCAACTTTATGGCTTAGTGAAGCATATCCACTTAGTCTTCAAGAACAAATTATGCCAATTGTCGATCTAATGGCAATATCTAGTTCACATTTTGCTAAATTAAAGGATTTTATTCAGATGCAATTACCAGCTGGATTTCCTGTTAAAATTG AAATTCCTCTGTTTCACATACTAAACGCAAGAATTAcgtttggaaatatttttggtatgGATCAGGAAGTACCTCATGTAGGTCATTTACAAGAAACTAATACCATGACGTGTTTAGTTGATGACACTTGTTTTGAGGCTCCAATGGGATACGTAAAACTAG GTGCTGAAGTTCGAACGCAATTTAGTATCGAAGAGGAAGATGATTTGTTACAATTCGCTATACAACAAAGTTTATTGGAAGCTGGAAGTGAACGCGACGAG gTCGACATATGGGAAGCTTTAAGAGCCCAGAAACCATCCCGGCCAACAACGCCCAATATGACTGCGGAAGAGGAAAGGCAGCTTCAAAG AGCTATTCAAGCAAGCCTGACGCTGTATCAGGAGAATGCTGCTTCATGTGCGAGCGGTCGGAGTAACACGAACAGGACCAGTGACACGGAGGATCCTGATGCGCTCGAAGACACGGCAGAACAGCTGAGAATAGCGTTGAGATTGTCCGAGCAGCAACAACTTGAGGAAGAACAGCGCCGGTTGCTGGAAGAAGAAACGTTCCGGCAAGTGTTGGAACTGTCCCTTACAGACAAATGA
- the LOC144474550 gene encoding ankyrin repeat domain-containing protein 13D isoform X1 — translation MVNTDTIQKNYPLHWLVWNNSYVELEVELSSKLHDIEKLDNRGRTALMLAVTLGHIECVGVLLHHEANVNTENNQGWTVVQEAVGTGNPALLQMVLARRDYQRYCNRVAGIPELLHKLKQAPDFYVEMKWEFTSWVPLASRMCPSDTYKVYKQGSNVRIDTTLLGFDHVNWQRGNRSYVFKGQTASNVPVAIRCERSYVFSMVGHESDDGATMMEVDHETRKVYVEHLKLIDVDNIQLMEPTDECVLARLTNPIVTTNIDTDKISFERNKAGLWGWRSDKTEIINGHDCKVFSASNVELITKTRLEHLSESDKVRARAPRTPLQSFLGIAEQQENCLNATTSEEYNNVGNPSNITAEEYFDPDVDLNGRDIGRPKEVNTKIQKFKATLWLSEAYPLSLQEQIMPIVDLMAISSSHFAKLKDFIQMQLPAGFPVKIEIPLFHILNARITFGNIFGMDQEVPHVGHLQETNTMTCLVDDTCFEAPMGYVKLGAEVRTQFSIEEEDDLLQFAIQQSLLEAGSERDEVDIWEALRAQKPSRPTTPNMTAEEERQLQRAIQASLTLYQENAASCASGRSNTNRTSDTEDPDALEDTAEQLRIALRLSEQQQLEEEQRRLLEEETFRQVLELSLTDK, via the exons ATGGTGAATACAGACACAATTCAAAAGAATTATCCGCTGCACTGGCTCGTATGGAATAACAGCTATGTAGAACTAGAAGTGGAGCTGTCTTCGAAGCTG CATGATATAGAAAAACTTGACAACAGAGGAAGAACAGCATTGATGTTAGCTGTTACTTTGGGTCACATTGAATGTGTTGGAGTATTGTTACACCATGAAGCTAATGTTAACACAGAAAATAATCAAGGATGGACTG tGGTGCAAGAAGCAGTTGGAACAGGAAATCCTGCACTACTGCAGATGGTGCTAGCACGTAGGGATTATCAAAGATATTGCAATCGAGTAGCGGGTATTCCAGAACTACTTCACAAACTTAAACAA GCTCCtgatttttatgtagaaatGAAATGGGAATTCACTAGTTGgg TTCCTCTTGCCTCCAGAATGTGTCCTAGTGATACATACAAAGTATACAAACAAGGCAGTAATGTAAGGATTGATACAACATTACTGGGATTCGATCACGTCAACTGGCAACGCGGAAATCGTAGTTATGTTTTCAAAGGACAAA CTGCATCAAATGTACCTGTGGCAATTAGATGTGAACGGAGTTATGTGTTCAGTATGGTGGGACATGAGTCAG ATGATGGGGCAACAATGATGGAAGTAGATCATGAAACGAGAAAGGTGTACGTTGAAcacttgaaattaatcgatgtTGATAATATACAACTAATGGAACCCACTGATGAATGTGTACTAGCTCGCCTTACAAATCCTATAGTTACTACAAACATAGATACGGATAAAATCAGTTTCGAACG gAATAAGGCTGGCTTATGGGGATGGCGATCagataaaactgaaataataaatggacATGACTGTAAGGTTTTTAGTGCTAGTAACGTAGAGTTAATAACCAAGACACGATTAGAGCATTTATCAGAGTCGGATAAAGTAAGGGCTCGCGCTCCTCGTACGCCTTTGCAATCTTTTCTTGGCATAGCGGAACAGCAAGAGAATTGTCTTAACGCAACTACTAGT gaaGAATACAATAATGTTGGAAATCCATCTAACATTACAGCTGAGGAATATTTTGATCCAGATGTTGATCTAAATGGAAGGGATATAGGCAGACCAAAGGAAGTTAATACTAAAATTCAAAAGTTCAAG GCAACTTTATGGCTTAGTGAAGCATATCCACTTAGTCTTCAAGAACAAATTATGCCAATTGTCGATCTAATGGCAATATCTAGTTCACATTTTGCTAAATTAAAGGATTTTATTCAGATGCAATTACCAGCTGGATTTCCTGTTAAAATTG AAATTCCTCTGTTTCACATACTAAACGCAAGAATTAcgtttggaaatatttttggtatgGATCAGGAAGTACCTCATGTAGGTCATTTACAAGAAACTAATACCATGACGTGTTTAGTTGATGACACTTGTTTTGAGGCTCCAATGGGATACGTAAAACTAG GTGCTGAAGTTCGAACGCAATTTAGTATCGAAGAGGAAGATGATTTGTTACAATTCGCTATACAACAAAGTTTATTGGAAGCTGGAAGTGAACGCGACGAG gTCGACATATGGGAAGCTTTAAGAGCCCAGAAACCATCCCGGCCAACAACGCCCAATATGACTGCGGAAGAGGAAAGGCAGCTTCAAAG AGCTATTCAAGCAAGCCTGACGCTGTATCAGGAGAATGCTGCTTCATGTGCGAGCGGTCGGAGTAACACGAACAGGACCAGTGACACGGAGGATCCTGATGCGCTCGAAGACACGGCAGAACAGCTGAGAATAGCGTTGAGATTGTCCGAGCAGCAACAACTTGAGGAAGAACAGCGCCGGTTGCTGGAAGAAGAAACGTTCCGGCAAGTGTTGGAACTGTCCCTTACAGACAAATGA
- the LOC144474553 gene encoding coenzyme Q-binding protein COQ10 homolog B, mitochondrial — MHRGVALFENFMLQSRNNFNKQCVERKYMADTSKLKEYEGRKLIGFSMEQIYEVVADVRNYKDFVPFCKKSDVISNDSDSLKANLVIGFPPIKESYTSKVTTVRPRLVKAECTDGKLFNHLNTLWIFSPGLKNNAQTCVIDFSLSFEFKSLLHSHFSNLFFNEIVRQMENAFIDEAKRRYGRPCIKTVRLER, encoded by the exons atGCAtag GGGAGTtgcattatttgaaaatttcatgcttcaaagcagaaataattttaataaacaatgtgTAGAAAGGAAGTATATGGCTGACACTTCGAAATTAAAGGAATATGAAGGACGTAAATTAATAGg ATTTTCAATGGAACAAATATACGAAGTTGTAGCAGACgtgagaaattataaagactttGTACCGTTTTGTAAAAAGTCTGACGTTATATCAAATGACAGTGACAGTCTTAAAGCTAATCTAGTCATAGGATTCCCGCCAATAAAAGAAAGCTACACTTCCAAAGTAACTACAGTTCGGCCACGTTTAGTAAAAGCTGAATGTACCGacggtaaattatttaatcatttgaaTACTTTGTGGATATTCAGCCcaggattaaaaaataatgcacAAACGTGTGTAATTGACTTTTCCTTATCATTTGAATTTAAGTCGTTACTACATTcacatttttcgaatttattttttaatgaaattgtaagaCAAATGGAGAATGCTTTCATTGACGAAGCCAAACGTAGATATGGCAGACCCTGTATAAAAACGGTGCGACTAGAAAGATGA